ATGTTGACGTGGCTGCTTACATGTGGGTCTAGAAGCTGGTGACGACGCACATTTCCGTCACAGTTTATTCATTGTTGCAACTGCCaaccaaatttaaatttaaatttaaaaaTTTGTAAAATATCAAATATGAGAATGAAATGACTTCCGTTAAAACTAAAAACAGACATGCTTGACACAATTCTGATAATGATCAGCCAACTGAGGAAGTATCATACATGACATAAAAGGAAACCGACAATTTACCACACATTACAAAATATAAAAAGGGACGACCATAAGTTTTCGGACGAAAAATACCATCATCAGGGTAGCGACAAGGTGTTGTCAAAGCCCCCCAAAATAGGCCGCGGCATGCTTTTGTCAGAGTCATCCTGCATCCTTAAGAGAAAACCTAAAGTTCCTTCTAGTTGTGATTGCTTCTGTTCTATAGAAGAAGTTTTCTCCTCACGTGCCTTCTTGAGAGGTGCAATTTCATCTAGCTGCTTTGCTTTCATCTCTTCGATTTCCTGTTGTTGCGTTACCATTCTTGCATTCAGCTCTTCTTGATACCCTATCAAATGCTGATCTTGCAGCTACCTCATGAGTTACAAGCCTCTCTTCAAGCTCTCTAATGTGTTCATGAGAGGTTGACTTCTGCCTGGAGGAAGATGACTCTCCCATGCTTGCGAGGAACGTGCTATGCTTGGAAACGCCCTTGAGAACCTCTGCACAATCCGCACATCTGTTTTTGGCTCTTCACCTACTGCTGGAGTTGCGTGTTGCTTGTCCTTCATTTCCTTCTGCAATAAGGTTGAAGCGTTGTTGGTACGGTCTTACAAACATAATATTTTGGGTGGAACATTACATGTGAAATCAACAAATTCCAGAACGCTTATGATTGCTTTTGCCGTAGTCTCACTCATCACCCCATCCTTCTTTCTGATGTGGGTTGGTTAAAAAATTCAATAGGTGTAGGTTTTTCGTTTTGCTCATTACACTAGTACATCAAACAGAATATGATGAACGTTATTGCCGCAGGCCATTTACTTATAAAAATGCGATAATTTGCATGTATGAAGCTGGGGTGCTTATCAAACTGTGATAAGTTGCAATGTAACTTCTAGAGCCAGTTTTATGGGGGAGCTTCACAACACTTCGGTTTGCTTTATTGTAAACCGACGAAGAGTAGGCAATGGCCGCCGCTTTGTTGTAATTCAACGCCGGAGCATGGCCCGAGATTAATCCCCTAAAGCTCGTCCGCTGCCTAGCAATGTGTTCGTTGACGACTATAGTCACAACCACAAAATCCTCATCGTCGGACGATGAATTGTCAGGTGAACACATGAAGTTATTGAAAAGGAACTCATTCTCACTATCCATGGTACCTTGCGGGCAAAACGTCAAACATCTTTCTGAGTGTGGTGGGGTAGCGGCCGCTGAAGAGCCTTATGCCCTCCCCATATAGGTAGCAGGCCTATCAAAGTGGAGCGCGAGGCCGACAGTTGTGGAAGCGCTGCTAGACCATGCCTTCTCGTGCTACGACGGCGGTGGCGAGAAAGGGCCACCAATGTCGACAAGAGTGGGCCTCCGATGTGGCGTGGAGGTGGGGGAGTGGGTGGATGCGGGCGGTGTCCTCGGAAAAAGTGGGCAGCGATGGTGAGGGCAGCACGATCGGATGAGGTCGGGTGTGGAGGGAGGGGGAATGGCTGATGTGCCACCGACGTGCGGGCTGGGGGAGAACAAGAGAGAGCGTCACATGTGTCCGTGCTGACGCCCATTTGTTTGCGTCGGCGCGTTGGGTCACATTTTCAGTTtgttttgaacacagtacagatgcaagcgctcatatacacgcgcatacgctcatccctatgaacgcacacacgcaccctacccctatgagcacctctgaaagactgaACCGTcatatcatcttaaaatttacgaagtcaccgtagccacctcgtcgtcgatggaaacgtctcctcccactgaatgtgcatTGCCGGAAATCTTAAGATAAAtgcaggaataaatgcgagcatcagaaTTTAAACCCTGATGGGTTGAGGATACCACAATCTctctaaccattcaaccacagattggttcgccGTTTTTGTTTGTTTTGACCCAGACGAATACTCGcgagtggagttggcctaaggttGACAATATCTCTTAACTGTACACGTAAACTTTTCGTCCCATCAGCAGAGACGGTAAAAAACCTTCTACAGTAGCCGGTGCCGTTGCTCAAATTACTCGACACCGACGAGCGTGATGAGCGGGTGAACAGGTCCTCCAAAACGGCATCATTGAACGAGTCACGTATGCGTCCGTCCTCATTCCGGCCGCACTCCCCAAGTGATGGTGACAGGTGGTCCCGGTGTAGCGCAAAGAAGCTACACCATGGCCCCACACGTCGGCCCAGGCACGCCCCAAAGCTCCGACCCGTATCAACGCAGCAATTAATTCGGCTCTGCTGAAGAAGAAGCCATTAATTCCGCTATCAAGAAGAAGATACTAGTACTCCAGTACAACAACAATAAATTCCCTTTGCCTATTTTTACCAAAAAAAGTAGTACCATCAGACCCATTCTGATTGTaatattttttttttgcggggggtaCTATTATTTTGTTAATTGTGACACAGTTAAGACTTGAGAGGTTGCCTCTTGTCACAGATGAGAAAACATTAGtgtagttttttttttcattttggcaGCAGGACATCGGTGTGGGGTTGGATGGGTAACGAGGAAGAAAGGGACGGGCCAGAGCGAGCGAGCAAAGCTGTGTGGTGtggttagggcatgtacaatggttaataagacagtcttatcttaagtcttaaatataatttagagatgacaaaaatgTATGTCTATAATGGGTTATATcttagtcttatcttcaataactagcaatttcttaaaacatggtgagacaaattgtgctaagaggtcatctcttgtcttatcttaaataagagaagacaagccttttcttacgagttctctctcctccatctcatcatttatcctacgtggtactcttaagatagcaccattgtacatgcccttagggaAAGCTGATAAAGCGCGAGAGTGATTAGCCGCGGGAAAACGGTGCTTAGCAGCAGCCCACGCGCAACCTTTTCGCCGCTTTCCGctttattatttttttcttctcAAAACAGAACGGGAACAAATCCAGCCCCCACCACTCCCACGCCTTTCGCTTTCCCCCCCTCCGTCGCGCTCCGCCTCCCCTCATCAGTCCTCCTCACAAgcgcacagagagagagagagagagagagagagagagaggcgcgtCTGGGTGCGGAGTTACTCTGGCTGGGACTGGCgctagcagcagcggcggcggcggcggcactggtGCGCGGTGGTGGCGGGGAGGAGCCGTAGCCAAGAGCGGAGCGCGTCGTCCCCGAGGCCGAGGCGTCCGTCATCTCTGGACTCTGGGGATCTCCGCTTTCCCCCCGTTCGAGGTGATTGATTATTTTCCTTCGATTTGTTTCCTTGTTTGGTTCGGCTGGGGAACCGGCGGCCGCCGCGCTTCGTCGCTCGTCGCCGTGTTCGGCAGCGGCGAAGATCTGAATGCGGTGCGGCCGGGTTGGGTGCATTCTGAGTCGATAGGCTGCGGGGATTCTGCTGCGGTTTTGGTGGGTGTCTTGGGGTTTGAGGATAACCTGGTGTGATTTGGTGGGTTGTTGTTTTCTCATTCTCGCGGAAGCATGCGTCTAATCCGGTGGATTGGTTTGTGATTCTGTTCTGCAGGGTGGAGGATTGGACCTGTTCCTACTCCCCGGGGTCTGCTTTGGCTGGGTTTCCGATAATTTGCCCAGGAGCAGGTTTGATTCTTCGAACCCGTGTTGGGCTGGAGAGAAACTTTGTTCTCCTCGTCTCCTTAACCAATCTGTGTGTGACTGTTGCAGGTGAAGTGCTGTCTGTGCTGAAATTTGCCATCTCGGCGCAGGACTCCTGTCGTCCTTGTGTCTTGTTGAGGAGAGAATCGCTTGGGATTTGCCTTGTCTTGGTCGGCTCTTGCTTGGTGTTTGTGCACTTGTTATGCTAAGGTCTGAATGGAGATAGTGGATAAGATTGCGGAGCCTGAAGACCCTTTGGTGGTCACTGCTCGGAAGGTGCAGAGCCTGGAGCCGCCACTGCCGATTCCGATAAAGGCGTCATGGAAAGGGAAGACCTCCCAGCAGCAGGATGAGAAGGATCTGCCAGATGATGGCGAGGAGAGCTTCCAGAGCGTGGATTCCTCGGATGAGGGTGGCCGGAGTTCTTTCTCTGGGGCCAGTCACCCCCTCGAGCCAATTGATATGGATCTTATGAAGACGGTGTATGTCGCAATTGATGAGGAGAAGCCTGAGCCGCCGGTGTGTATGGTGCGAGGACTATCAGCGAAAGGGCCATTCATGGATGACCTCTCGCTCCGTGTCACAGGCCTGAAGGCAAATGCAGTAGTCTGTGCAGGCAGTGGTGAAGGCTTGCCCGAGGAGAGGAAGGTGTCTGGTGCTGCAGTGGCGTCGTTGGCCACGGCGCGCTCGTCACAGGCTACGGAAACTGTGTCCTTGCCTCCAGATTCGGAGGAGAAAGACTGTGTCTGGGATGCATCGCTCCCTCCCAGCGGCAATGTCAGCCCTCACAGCAGCATTGACAGCATGGGGGTGGTCACTGCCATGAGCATCGCGAGCAACCGCAGTAATAACACATACAAAAGTGAAGCCATAGCTACTGGAACCATGCTTACTGTAGAGAGGAACTTTGGAAGTGTAAAGAGTAGTGTTCGAGGTGACTCTTTAGAAAGTGCAAAAACAAGCATGAGCCGAGCAAGTGACAGCAGTGGTGTTAGCGACGATAGCAGCTGGAGCCATATCACTGGAGGTACCAGTAAGCCTCATAAGGGGAATGATCCCAGAGGAAAGGCGATTCATGCTGTGCGGATTCGAGATGGCGTGCTTGGGATGAGCCACTTTAGACTGCTCAAGCGTCTAGGCTGTGGTGACATTGGCAGCGTATACCTCTCAGAGTTGAGTGGGACTAGGTGCTACTTTGCAATGAAAGTAATGGACAAGGCATCCTTGGCCAGCAGGAAGAAGTTGAATAGGGCTCAAACTGAGAGGGAGATTCTACAGCTTCTGGATCATCCATTCCTACCAACTCTGTATACACATTTTGAGACTGATAGGTTCTCGTGTCTGGTCATGGAATTTTGTCCGGGTGGCGACTTGCACACTCTGCGACAGAAACAGCCAGGAAAATATTTCTCCGAGTATGCAGCAAGGTATATTAAATCATGAGCCAATTCCTTACAAAAATATAACTTGTATTTTCATATTGTATTCACATTCAGTATTTTGTTTGTCAAGTTTAGTACTCCATTTGCTATCAATTTAATGTAGCTTAGAGTTATTACTATTTCTGCTTTTTAATATTAGACAGTTGAGCCTGAAGCATAATTTCCGAACTGTGCAAGGATTCCGGGTTGGAAATGGTTTCCGCAAGGGAAGGAATTCTGTATAGCTATAGTTTGATGGGAAACTTATCTTTTGGGGCTCAGGAAGCAGCTAATGTAGTGTTGCCCGGTTACTCGGGCAGAATTTCTGAATAAGGTCCTATGGCTGTTATATGATGGTGTGCGAGAAATGTTATTTGTTCAAATGTAGTCTGCAGGTGTGCTCGTAAATGGTGCATACATTTATAGATTGAAATGTAGGCAGCCTGGTTGAAATGATTTTGGGATATTATAAACCGTGCTCCAATTAGCTTTTGCTTTAGCATCTTATCCTTCAATACCAGATTTTTGGTATTCCGAAGCTTATATACCTAGTTGGCTAGTTGCAACTAAAAGCACTGACATTGTGCTCTCTGATTTTGAGCAGGTTTTATGCTGCAGAAGTTCTTCTAGCTATTGAGTATCTGCACATGCTGGGAGTCGTTTACAGGGACCTGAAGCCAGAAAATGTTCTGGTGCGTGATGATGGCCACATAATGCTTTCAGATTTCGACCTCTCCCTGAGATGTGCAGTGTCACCTACACTAATCAGGACATCGGCCTTTGATTCTGATCCCAGAAGGGCGGGTGGTTCATTCTGTGTGCAACCTACTTGCATGGAGCCTACTTCAGCCTGTATTCAGCCAGCTTGTTTCATGCCCAAATTGTTTGGTCAGAAGAGCAAGAAAAAGACCAAAAAGACAAGGTCTGACCTTGGACAGAGTGCCATCAACCTGCCCGAGCTCCTCGCAGAACCAACATCAGCTCGATCCATGTCATTCGTTGGGACTCACGAGTACTTGGCCCCAGAAATCATCAAAGGCGAAGGCCATGGAAGTGCGGTCGACTGGTGGACCTTTGGTATCTTCTTGCACGAGCTTCTATACGGCAAGACACCATTCAAGGGGTCAGGCAACCGCGCCACGCTGTTCAACGTGGTCGGTCAGCAGCTGAAGTTCCCCGAGTCGCCGTCGACGAGCTACGCCGGCAGGGACCTCATCAGGGGGCTCCTGGCCAAGGAGCCGCAGCAGCGCCTCGGCGTGAAGAGGGGCGCGACGGAGATCAAGCAGCACCCCTTCTTCGAGGGCGTGAACTGGGCCCTGATCCGATGCAGCACGCCCCCCGAGGTCCCAAGGCCCGTCGAGGCCGAGCTGCCGGTGAAGTACGGGGTGTCGGAGGCGGTCGCGAGCACCAACAAGAGGGTGGTCGGCGCGGACGCCAAGTCCGGCGGGAAGTACCTTGACTTTGAGTTCTTTTAGAGTTTGCGCCTTAGCGGCAGAGCTTGTTGTTTGCATACTGTTGGTGTTGTTGGGTCAGTGTGGTGTTGTGATTCTTACGGTGCTGTTTATGTCAGTCACCGCTGTTACAAATTTCTTGCATCTGAACTGGCCGAAATTAGCTAGATGTGTTTGATCTCCATGTCCTGATGGGAATAGCCTGTCTCTGTTTCTGAACATGTTTTGCGTGCTACAGATTTTGCATTGCAGAAACACTCTGAAGAGTGGCTGTCTTCGGAGTTGTGCGCCATCACTGGAGAAACGGGCATTCTGACTGACCAGTTCCCCTCGTTTCCTTGCTGGTTGTTGAATTTGAGGAATATAATTGTAGCTAAATGTATTTCAGCGTGATTGGTCGTTCGTTTAGATGCAGTGAATTATCAcaaagtaaaaaagagatgcagcaTCTGTATACCGTGGAATAGCTGAGTATGCCTGTATGAATTTCCTCAGCTCGAGAACCCGTTTCAGTACAAAGTCTGTAGGGTGCAGAACTGTTAGAAGTTTAGACGGATGCACAAATTCTGTTCATTGAGCACCCCGCCGCACAAGAGAAAACACGACCTGGCTAAACCGCCTCCGCCGCCACTACGCTCCATCCCCTCCTCCCCGGCACGTCGGCCGCCATGGTGAAGCGGTGGTTCCCCCTGGAGGCCAACCCCGACGTCATGAACCAGGTACCCACGCCTCCTCCCCACTTCCGGTAGGGGTTCGCCTCGGCCTCTCCTCTTCCCCACTCAGTCCCCTTACGCCACGGTCGGCTGCAGTTCATGTGGGGGCTGGGGGTCCCGGAGGGCGTGGGGTTCTGCGACGTGTACGGGCTCGACGACGATATGCTCGCCAAGTCGCCATGGTGCCCCAGCCGGTCCTCGCCGTCCTCCTGCTCTACCCGCAGGTGAGTCCTGGCGCCTAATTGGCTGTGGGATTTTGTTTGGGTTGCTTGTACCGGTGGATGGTGAGGAGGAGCTGATTTGTTTTCCACCCGCGTGTTGGTGAGCAGGATCGGAAGAAGGAATCCGATGCTTCGGCCACCTCCACGGTGGAGACCAAGGTGAGACTGATCTGTATTGTTAGTTTGGCTGTCAGTATGCTCAGCACAATTTCCTGACCAAAATCACTCGATTTCACATTAAATCCTGGTAAATAATTTGGTTCGTTCACCTGCTTCTAGGAATTCTGTGTGCAACACTGTTCCTAGAATTGAACTTTGGCGAAATATTGCCATAATACTTGAGCATAACTAATCATAGGACATCAGGACCTGATCATGATGTGTCTGCTATCTGCTTAAACTGATTGAATGTTAAACTGCTTAAACTTCCAACAGTAGGTCTTTACCCATTTTCATGGCGCCCCTAGTCATTGGGTATTTCCTTGGATACTCCTTTTAACAAGTTAAAAAAAATGCACTTCAATGGTTAAATCGATTGAATGGTGTCATGCTTGCTAACCAAGAAGTTCCACTGTGTTAGTTTATTTCTACTGCTGACTTATTTTTGTGCTGAACACTCAGACATATCGAACTTGTTTCCCCAAATTCCAACTAGTGAATCAACTCAGTATAATGAATGTGTCCATTCACGATAGTTAGCAGCttcttagggtgtgtttggttcaggGACGAAGTGGAATGGAATGTAATGGTTCCATTCCAGTAGAACGGGTCGGTTCCGTCACTGTGTTTGGTATGGGCAATTAGGTAGAATGGAATGGTTCCATTTCGATGTTTGGTTAGTGAGATGAAATGGTGACATCTCACATATAGATTTCTACTACATGTTAACACATGTTAAGGTAGCTAAACATATTGCCAAAAATGTACTGTACAGTCTAACACACGTTAGAGAGATGAAGTTGACCTATTGTTGGTACTCTACCTTGCAACAAACAAATTCAGAACAAACATGACGGACTGGAGTGCTAAATCAAAGAATCCATCCGGTCAGTTGTGGCTGGACGGAGCTTGACTCAACTGGTAGCCGCAGATTGCTGCTGGTCGCTGTGCGGCCAACAACTCGCATGGCCGCTTGCTTGGAGAAGGCCGCCcgccgccccgcaggccgcatctGCTCGTCCGCCGCCAGGCAGCAGTTCGTCCACCGTGCCACAGTTGAGAGAGGAGGGGACGAGGGAGAGGAGCAGTAGGCAGCGCGGATCGCGGGAGATGGGCAGCCGGCAGCGCGGTTCGCGGCAGAGGAGCAGCCGGCGTCGCGGATCGAGGAAGAATAGCAGGCGGCGGCACAGTACAGAGAGGCAGAGGCGATGCGGTTTGTGCACGAGAGAGAGGGCGAGGGAGCGTTCCGCGTCGTTCCTTCGATTTGGAGGAATGACTGCGTTCCGGATCTGGGCTGGATATTCCCTTTTTGGGAACCAGTGGGTTCCGGTTCTAGTAGTGTACCAAACACAAGAATGAGGCCCAAGCACGGGTCGGACCCGTTCCATTCCACTTGGTGCCATGTACCAAACACACCCTTAGGTATCTATTCTTTCTTCTATATTCATAATGTCATGGGTTCTATAAATATTGGTTTATGGCTTCCAAATAGCCAGAGATACAGTACAATATaatgtgtttatgatcttgacttAAGCAGATGTTGGTGGCTTGGTGCACATTAAAATTTGTTGCAAAGATTTTTAAGGAACCTATGCCAAGTTTCTATATGGTTAAAGGGCAGCCCAGTGCACGTAGCTCCCgtttgcgcagggtccggggaagggtccgaccactttgggtctatagtacgcagcctttccctacatttctgcaagaggctgtttccaggactcgaacccgtgacctcatggtcacaaggcaacaacTTTACCACTGTGCCAAGGCTCCCCCTCCCAAGTTTCTATATGGTTATTTCTTTATAATACAGAAAAATTCATGACGCAGGAGCCCAACAAGAAAGtatattttactccctccgttccaaattactcgtcgcagaaatggatgtatctagtactaaaatacatctagatacatccatacctgcgacaagtaattcggaacggggGGAGTACAAAACAGACTGTTGGCAATGCTTGCGGAACAATTGGTATTATTCATGCAATAGGGAATGCTGTATCCGAAATCAAGCTAGGTGTTTACAGCAGTTTTAAGTTTTAACTTCCTATTGATATGCATAATATTTATGCCTACGTGCATCAAGACAAACACTATTGTGTGAAATTTTATTTCATCTTGGCTGTCCAACCATAGTCACTGTTTCATGCAATTCTATCAGTATGAGTGTATGACCACCCAATAATTCACCAAGGATCCTTAAGAACTCCTTCATCCCTGCTATGCCTTCCGTAGAGAAATGTTATAATCTATCACTACAGTTTACAGAATAGGTAATAATGGATAATCATGTACTTGACCTGCTATCACATGAATAATGTATTTCCGGAATCCAGAGTTCACAATTATATCTAGCTCCCAAGAACTTGAATGTGCATACTCTGTTTTGTTTCTATATATTGCAATACTAATGCATGCTTTTGGTCACACATAAATATGAGTCATCCAGACTTATGAGTTTAATTTGCCTAGTTCCAACTTCCAACTACCAAGACTActtcaaaaaaataataatattatGTTGAGTATCTTGCCTTTCATGCTCACTCTTTTTGACTTGTGACAATATTTGATTAGTAGTTTTATCTTTGCAGTTGATGGGTCCTATTTTCATAGATTTTATAAACAAACTGCTGATATGGATCCTATCCAGGTTAGCAGTCCATGTATGCATACTTCTTTTCTTGTTAAAGACTATTATTATGGATTGACTTCTACGCTGTACTAATTATAAAGTACTTGATATCATCAGCGTGCTGCTTTTCTTGAGGAGGACCAAGAAATGGAGGACGCTCattctgttgctgctgctggtggtgaTACAGAGGTCAGGACTGCCGTAAAATTTCTTTAGTTACGTCTAGCATACTGATAATTGCCCTGGATGATCAAATAATATGACGGTACTGTTTGGCGATGGAGTGTTATATTATGAGAGTCACGCTGCTTCCAGTAACTATCTGCTAACATCAACTTCTCTTACTGGGAACTGGTCACGGTGACTGGATCCTGTCGGAATTTTGAGACCTGACTGTTAGCCAGTTTACCTGCTTCTCTGCCTTCATGTTGTTTCTTGTTTGTCAGTTTGAATAGCTTGCAATCTGGGGTGAATGTTGTTGCTCATGTGTCATTTCATTTGTGAATGGGTATTGAACATTGTTCATTAGTTCACAACTTCCACAAGGAGCATGTTATTACAGAGTTGTCAACCACAATAATTTGAATACTTTCATGGAAGATATGTTTATGTAATATATCCTCAGTTTAAATATGAATTAATCAATGGTTGCATTCTGAGATATCTATATTTTATTGTGCAGGCCAAGGATGGGGTAATTGAACATTACGTTTGTTTTACGTGTGTTGATGGTATGCATTGTACACATATCCATCCGTTACCAGAGTATCATAATTGAATTTTGTTACAAGTCACCATCCCTTTATCTGTTGTTCACTCTGTTTTTCCTTCCCTTTTCCATCCAGGTGAACTTTATGAGCTTGATGGAGGAAAGCCGCAGCCGATACATCATGACCGCGCCTCTCCTGATAGCTTGTTGCAGGTAAATTGTTCAGCTGTCCGCATCTCTCATTCTGTAAACAGCGTATGGAAGATAGTGTTGCCTTTTTATAACTTCCAACATAAGGGTTTTGGTTGTGACGGTATTACTTAGTAGCTCTTCATTTCACTAAATTATGTCGTAATGCTTAGGCCGCGTTCGGCACTCCTCGCGGAGCGGAGCGCGCGGAGCGGGGTTTAACCAACTCCCCAAATTATGGCGTAAATTAACTGGATTGCCGCTCCGCTCCGGCGCGGAGCCGCGGAGCGGAGGGAATCCGAACACGGCCTTAGTCAATTCGTATTTTCATAGTAAGATATCAGTAGCTGCTTAGCCGCTTTCGTGCGCAGGCCCATTAAGTAGTCAGGGCGGTCTCACGACCGCACAACCattttgcaaaagaaaaaaatggaaGCAGTCCAGCCCAACACAAAATCTGCAAAAGATAAAGCCGAGCCTAATTTTTTGCTCCCTCTGTAAgctaatataagaccttttagatcactaaagtagtgacctAAAAGGTCTTACATTAGTTTACATGGGGAGTAGTAAATACGCACACTCGATTGGAAAAATCTGGTCCGCTATATCACCTCTTATGAAGGAAGATTCAGTGACAAATATAAAAACTTGTGATTTTCTGAACCCTATTATTCCTTGGCTGTATGCAATTGCAGGATGCTGCAAGAGTCATAAAAACGAGGATTGTGGAGTATTCTGAGTCACTCAACTTCATTGTCATGGCTCTCTCGAAGATATAGTGAATATATGGGTCCAGAGAGAAGGTTTATTGATTCTGTTGAGATGAGAGGGGGAGTACCTACAGAGAGGAGGGCCGGTGGTGTCTTGTGACCTCAGAGTCGTTCCTCTTGTGTCTGGCGGCTCTCCCAGGGGCAGGGGGAAGAGGGGCTCCTCTTCTAGGTCAGCACCTCTCATGGGCTTGGGCCCAAGAGACAGATCTTGATGGGCTAGGGCCCATACCGGTTCAACACTCCCATCTTGTCACACGCCAAGTTACAGTCCTTTGTTCCCAGTCCCTTTGTCAAGCAATCTGCAAACTGCTGCCCAGAGCTGACATGAGTAAGGCTGATGATCCCAGCATCAAGTTTCTCTTTAATGAAGAAGCGATCAATTTCCACATGCTTCGTCCTATCATGTTGAACTGGGTTATTAGCAATGGCTATAGCTGACTGATTGTCACACCACACCCTTAAGGGTCCCTTCCTCAAGAGTTTCAACTCGCATAGTAGGTGCTTCACCCAGA
The window above is part of the Triticum aestivum cultivar Chinese Spring chromosome 2A, IWGSC CS RefSeq v2.1, whole genome shotgun sequence genome. Proteins encoded here:
- the LOC123189978 gene encoding serine/threonine-protein kinase D6PKL1, with protein sequence MEIVDKIAEPEDPLVVTARKVQSLEPPLPIPIKASWKGKTSQQQDEKDLPDDGEESFQSVDSSDEGGRSSFSGASHPLEPIDMDLMKTVYVAIDEEKPEPPVCMVRGLSAKGPFMDDLSLRVTGLKANAVVCAGSGEGLPEERKVSGAAVASLATARSSQATETVSLPPDSEEKDCVWDASLPPSGNVSPHSSIDSMGVVTAMSIASNRSNNTYKSEAIATGTMLTVERNFGSVKSSVRGDSLESAKTSMSRASDSSGVSDDSSWSHITGGTSKPHKGNDPRGKAIHAVRIRDGVLGMSHFRLLKRLGCGDIGSVYLSELSGTRCYFAMKVMDKASLASRKKLNRAQTEREILQLLDHPFLPTLYTHFETDRFSCLVMEFCPGGDLHTLRQKQPGKYFSEYAARFYAAEVLLAIEYLHMLGVVYRDLKPENVLVRDDGHIMLSDFDLSLRCAVSPTLIRTSAFDSDPRRAGGSFCVQPTCMEPTSACIQPACFMPKLFGQKSKKKTKKTRSDLGQSAINLPELLAEPTSARSMSFVGTHEYLAPEIIKGEGHGSAVDWWTFGIFLHELLYGKTPFKGSGNRATLFNVVGQQLKFPESPSTSYAGRDLIRGLLAKEPQQRLGVKRGATEIKQHPFFEGVNWALIRCSTPPEVPRPVEAELPVKYGVSEAVASTNKRVVGADAKSGGKYLDFEFF